Genomic window (Culex pipiens pallens isolate TS chromosome 3, TS_CPP_V2, whole genome shotgun sequence):
TGAAAGAGAGTTTGGTAAGAGTAAAGTTAGCTTGTAAGAGCGCAAGTATTTCCTGAAACTGTGGAAGCTGCCGGTGCGGAATTTATGGAAGGtccaaatcagttttttttaatcgttgCTTCCACTTTGGGTTTTTCCTTCCAACATAATACACATTCACAGTAGAAAAGATTCGTTTGCATTTTTCCCCCGTATTGCATCATGCTTGTTGTGTTCGTACTTTTAACTGAGAAAAGAAGGAAAACGATTTCATCCCGCAAACattaattcatttttcaaaactaaaactTCTTTTCTAAAAGGGATGTTTTGACTTTTCTCTCCCTCACACAATTTAGAGACAGAGGACAGAGAAAGGCTGCACTGCGTGCGTTCGTGCAGAAAAGGAAGAgatttatatttaaatataaCAAATTACTAAAACAGTAAAGGTAAAAAAGCAACATTTTTATAAgcgattaaaaatgttttcttttccataacaaacacaaaaaaaaaacatacaaaaaaggcaaataaaaaaaacaaaacagaaaaagtCGTATTATTCCGGCGGCAGAAATGTGCgtgaagagagagaaaaaaaaatcaaataaaaaaaagtaactatCAAAGGAAAACAagacaaaaaacacacaatttaagttttctagtTTCGTAAGATTACGGCGcgaaaaacaaaagaaagagCGAGAGATAGAGAGAGGGCGCACTTGCGCGAGAGgaagtgaaaaacaagcaagcaaaaaaaaatgctaatataTATTtcgtatatattttattttaaaataaataaaattcattaacTTCATGCCAAAATAAACGGTGGGTTTTGATTGGAATAGGAAATATGAGAAAATTCCTCCAAACTGTGtcgcaaacaaaacaaaaaaaaagaagtgggCGGAGCTTGGTTTGTAGAATTGCAATGGGCGGAGTCAGTTCTGGCAATTCTGTGGTTTTGGTCCTTTTCTCGGTCTTCTCggttgattatttgaaaaaaaagtcacctttgcaaaaaaaaaaatcgatcatatcatttttattaaaaaaatatttttatctactTATTGTGTAACTGattctaaattttggaatttcttaaattctgatattctaaagttctaatattatgaaattcataaattgtaaaattcttattttttctgaatcttcTAAACTCTAAACTTTTTCTAAACATTCTTAAATGGCTTCATAtgaaattttaacgaaaaaagataatttcggAGCAGTTTGTGAGCAATTGTTAAGTTTAaagaccaaaaaaaaagtaaattaaaagtaaatttattcgcttatctgaagtgaaattttggtgaGGACCTTGAACAATCGAATATAAACTGAATTCATCTTTTTGAAATctcttcatttatttattttttaatttggattggaattttgaatttttgtttaaaaaactgtttttttttttatttcaaaattttcagtttttttgttttaaatttatattgatggtattaatttaaattttcctaattttttttatttcttcatttttttcccGGAAATCgaacattgttgttgttgttaattcatttatttctggcagctttagaAACATAATTctgagcaaaaaacaaaattataatttttttcgcCATTTCAAAATGCTGCCGTTGTGAGATTCGACTATGAGTCAATTCTTGATGTTTAATAATATTAtatcgaaaacaaaattatttaaacgtTTGTAAATTTCTATCGCTTTAATAGTTTCCTTCCGAGCGAAGTACTGCCCTTTAACCGATTCTTAATTATTTTTCTCTTTCATTTATAAATGtcagactaataacaaattATGAAACTTATTAAAAGGAaacatcaatttcaaaattctagctCAAAATAGGAATGAGTTGAAACAAGAGCGACTATATAAAGTGTCCAAtggttcataaaaaaatatatttttttactactTTACTActgaatttcatgatttttaattttaaaattttagatttttgaatctattaatgtgtgttttttatattattttttttttttttgctgggaaataaatttcagttttttggaaatgaataattcgtgctttccatttcattagggcacaaaacttttgtaaataaGAGTGTAttcctctcacaccttatgcaaactgtcatttgagtgaaagggatatactattgtttacaaaagttttgtgcccttttgaaatgttaggctccaatttttggaaatacctagatacattttttgtttgtagggCTTTTCAGTTACGGAATTTGACAAAGTTGTGTATGAAGGACTTGTATAACACACCAAAtcgtacaactttgctgaacatagcgttgatttttgatgaatacaaaaaaagttacaaccaaAAATGCGTTAGGCAAACTAAAGCATTGCGAACCATTGATCTTGAGGtctgaaatctttttgtaactttttgcgtATGAATTTTACAGCTATACAatgttttgaagaaatgttgctGTTGGTGAATTCTACAAGTGCTTCGAACACCATTTTGTAGaattcgcgatgtttgacactACTGGCTGTGGGTGGAGCAAATTGAGATGGCCGGAGTTTATTTCGCTAAATTGAGATGGGCGGAgcttattttgttaaatttgttgtaATTAATCTCTCTCTGTCCTACAACGTCATaatcttccatttttttttctttttaaagcagtgtgataaacaaatcaaaacacaTGTCCGTCCCCGTTCAATCTTACTCACATTTATTACATAACAGAATTTCTCAAACAGTCTAGCTTATCAAGTTCCCCAAATGCGCTTCCGGCTTTTACGACTTGAGCGTGGGAGCGGTGTCCAGCGAGGGCACCGCCGGACCGGGCCCGGCGCCCGCCTGCAGCATCCGCAGCTCCTCCTCCTGGCGGGCCGGCTTGATGACGGTAAAGTACCGGTAGAACCGCATCCCCAGCATGTAGCTGCCCCACAGGGTCAGGCCCATGCAGGTGTACACGACGCCCCGGTGCATCCGGTCCAGGATCAGGTTTTTCGCTtgctttttcatcgttttttaatttttgtttcgcAGGTTCCGTGGTATTGCAagattttgcttaaattttactTGTTTTGTTATGATTCTGCTGACAGATTTTCGATCAGCTGTCAGTTTTGATGTTTGGTCTGTTTGACAGGTTTTTTCGATGGCAACTCTGTCTTTGATTTGTAGAGTTACAAGTTTAACCCTGCACagccatatttaaaaaaaaaaatcgtggttagaaaatttaaattaaaaataataataaaaccgaTTAGGTTCTCTTTTTACTGTTTTGTATTATTCATACTTTTGAAGTtacatttgattattttttgccaatttagcTTATTTTACTAACCGAATTCAACATGTTtcactttaaaaattatattctaattaaataattagttttctagatttttacaaataatttggcaatttgtaaatttgtgttttttttatatttgggtGATACTTAGTGCATACATTTCCTATATAAATTTCCATTTCCTAATATAAAAGAagcagttttgcatcattatttttccatacaagtctccataaaattaTGCGGGCTGGTCTTACAATTGGATacgtaaatatatgaaaaatttgtattttgagaTGGAATTTTCAGATCAATTTGGCATGTAACAAATGTAACACTTTGAAAAGTATTCATTTCTTTATTTAACTTTCTTTATTTAAATTGGATTCCCTAAACACGTATTTTTAATTAGTTTGTATATTTTATGGGATttaaaaagacatcttttgagccatagtgcaTGATGGTCTAAAATATGTTCCGAAAATTACTTTaccgaatttttgataaattgcaccgttttggaGTCGCTTTCaggttaaaattttggaaattttaccatttttcgtttataataattatatgaagacaagaaaaatgaaaataaactttctaAAGGCTGAGattattttaggattttttgagctttcaaaaaatgttttttgctgagcttttctttcaaaacgtttttttaaaggcaaaaaacaaaaagtggcacatgtaaaaaaatgtgaattactTTTCTATTACTAAttcgattcgtttttttttaaatcgatattttcaaacaaaaaaatgtagaaattgAAATAACAGGCCATGATTCTAActtatgaatgaaaaaagtgtttttaaaatgcGTTCTacgctagttcagttgttttgcaatcattagttttcatactgtaaatattttttttgaaaattaaagggACTTTATGATAAACCCAAACAtcctaaaatgattttaaacgcagtggaataaattttgaaatgatttcagctgatttcaCTTATACTTCCACTAAAAATTAAAGGTTATTCAGGCATATTTTGAAGGGAAGGgttgacaaaaactttcaaaaaatctgtaccaATGTTATCTGGCAATCTACGCCTTTTAAGACCacatttagagaaagcatctgagcgaaccttcaaaaatccgtaaaggtttagagaaaagtggtgttcggggcacttttagaactctgagaaacaaacatttttattttttgactagTCAATTTGTACTTAAGCGTccaaagttacagcaattttatggtaaaaagatgcaattttaaaacttaaatatctcgaaaaagtgcgggccaaattttaGGCGCCACATTGCATTCGAAAGGGGACTCGCACTACAATTgttaaacgctgaaaaaatcgcagggtatttttctttaacctcgagatattttcatttgaaaatgtctaattttcaagagaAAAGTGCCTGGGACCAACtatgtgtttttttatgttatttacccgctgaatccgaatctgccctcagaattgacccaaattgTCAAAACATCGATTTTgatcatatctagagttttttttgattaggtcctataaacatatgaaagacaatagtttattggtccttttcaaaaaaaactctggatattttGGGTTCATATGATAattattttgcttgattttttttctacacaACACACTGTGTAAAAtctataatttttacaaaagatCCCGTTACACTTGTACCGCGCGGTGTGTAGAGTTCCCGTTGTGGACATAAACTCTGTCTTTCTCATTCGTTCCCAAGCAAAACTGCATATCCCGTCCCACTTCCACACGTGCGATCTAACTGTCAAACCGAGCcaaaaataatgttcaaaatCCAGCACGTGTAAACGAGACACCTGCACTGCCTTCTCTTTCTGGCAAACCCAACCAAACCTGTGAATTCGtccgggtgtgtgtgtgtgtgtgcgttttttTCAAGTTGTGTGCGCGCCTCTGTTGctgtcgccgtcgtcgtcgtctccaAGTCTCTGCTCGATTGCTGTGTGTGACGGGATTTCACGGGCAAATTCACGCGTTTCTCGTGTGCTTGTCGGGGCGCGTCGTGAAAGTGAGTGTCGTGCAATCTGACAGAAAGCCTGGCATTGACAAAACCGGAAAGAGAAAAGTGTGTGcacagttttttttgtggtgatcaagaagaagaaagcctAAAAGTGGGGAAAAAAGTGCTTCCCAAGGTTTCCTCTCCCCCCACCTTTTCCCCCCTCAACCCATCTCTTTCTGTCATCACTTTGCTTTCCttctcgtttcttttttttcgaaaggggGGACAACTttgtgtgcaaattttgagacccCGTCCGCGTGAATGTATTTGTGGGAGCGAGCGTGACAACCGAGTGCTGCTGTCACTTTTTCGCCGTTCTCTTTCGGCATTTCTCTTCTCTGCGCTCAACGCTTTCTCGCTCTAACTGATAATGAGTGTGCGGAAGAAAGCGGTGTGTGTGTTACCACTTGTGCGTGTATGTTTTTTCGATGCGCTCGCTCTCCCTCTCTTTCTAtccaagcaacaacaacagtgtGGGAATCAACGAAGAGAGGAAGAAAAGTGCAATAAAATTGTTCCTGGTCAAGGGGCTGGGTGGGTGAGGGAGCCAAGGGGGATGGGAGAAACAGTGCTGCCAGGTGGAATAGGGTTTTGAAGTCAGTGTGTTTGGTAAATGCTATTTTGCTTAGAATGCCTTTGAATTCTAGGTACTTGAGATTCACATCGGTGTTGGGGAAAGGCATTTTTGATGGTTAATTAATGCATTCAGGGTAGTTGACATCTTAATCGGTGATTTTAAAACAATGCAATGATACCGATTCTTCTAAATTAAATTacgaaactttaaaaataattttgaattattttccattctttaaaacaaCCTTTTCTTGGATCGACCTAAAAAAAGTGAGATATTctaatctttcaaacatgagctgttctttcattttttttcttttcatttctaaaatattttgtgagtttttttcattcgttttaaaatcaaactattcttgcttgttgtaatatttttccattttttcaaacatgggcGGGTCTTTAAACATTgacgatgcgaaaaaccaaacggttTATATTCCATTCCCCTTTTAAATTGCCGTGGCgaagatttggtgacaaacacaaaaacgtgtttttctcggaatacatGATTTGGCAAAATCGCCGAATTTCAATTATGGGCTGTGTCGActgtcgtaatatttttttttgtttttacattctttcaaacataagaaattttttttcagatcgtCATAAGAAATTATTCTTGccttttgttatatttttgtatgtttttttcaactctttcaaacatgagcagctctttaaaaaaaagtaaggtttattttgtattttgaaaaacaactaGATCTTGCatccaaattattatttttttaaatgtgaaaggatgaacaaatttttaatttgaattcttcaaatatttttaaaaggtttcttttgactgttttttgagcttagaaaaaaaaacttctgtttTAAAAATAGGCATCATatcttattttatataataaaagatttttagaaaaaaaaatgtcatgcaaaataaaaaaaaagcattttaacgggaaaaaaaaatttgccatcGAAAATTAATTTACGCATTTTTTGACAAAGTTCTCCGCTTTAAAGTTATATgcatttttaatgcaattttgcgAGAAATGATCAGTTTTGTGTAATTCTTGAAGTAGAAGCATcccatcaaaaaaatattttgttcacgCTATTTTGTTAAATCCATTGCTGGTTGCGAAAATACAGGCTCTTAAAGCTAAAATTCtgcaaattttgtgaaattaccTACTCTTTCTTATATCAATCATTTCGCaattttagaatcaatactTATGTTTGGAAAGGACTAAAACACTGATTGTGGACATTTTCTAAAGTTGAGctggatttttgaaattagaaattatttttattgaaaaaagcagTAATTTTCGCAGGCTGAAAGATAAGAGCGATTTAGATGGCACAAAGTAaacatcatcaaaaaaaaattaagatccaGTAATCCgaatttttattactttttttgcaGGCGTTCATTTCCTTCatgatgcatttttaaaatacaagaacatttctagagttttttttaaagggcccTATAAATATATGAAGCACGAAAgcatataggacctttaaaaaaaaaactctagaattttatttttgatgcctataacatgaaaatggtacactttatcaaaaaatgtgtaacattattttcaatggacatctaaaaatga
Coding sequences:
- the LOC120418849 gene encoding uncharacterized protein LOC120418849 — encoded protein: MKKQAKNLILDRMHRGVVYTCMGLTLWGSYMLGMRFYRYFTVIKPARQEEELRMLQAGAGPGPAVPSLDTAPTLKS